Below is a genomic region from Fusarium oxysporum Fo47 chromosome VIII, complete sequence.
ATTTCCAAGGATCACGCTGAACCCACCAGCCCTAACAGTCTAAGCTGGAAACACTCAGTACTCGTAGGCGGCCCTAACATGACTCTGACCAATATCTGTATTTGGTGCCTCCTATTGGACCACCCATCGAAGGAGCGGCGTAGTACCGTCTCACATCCGAAACATACCAATGGGAACCCTTTTCTCAACTACGCTGCTAAACAGTGGGCGAAACATTTCAATGAGCTTCCAGCTCATTACCAAAAAAAGATGACAAGAGTGGCACTAGAGATATGTGATGTCAGAGGTTCTTGCTTCTCGGCTTGGTTCTCAATTTATTGGACAAGTCGACACGCCCGGGCCATTTCAGGGCATACAATCTTGATGGTAGCATCTTATTTCGGCCTTGAAATCATTGTGAAGCGACTTCTCAGGTCTGAATACTCTCAGCTAAACGAAAAAGACGAGACTTACCAAAGATCGGCGTTATCTTGGGCTGCAGGCAACGGCCATGATGGTGTCGTGAAACGTCTGATTCGTGGCTTATCGATTGGCCCGCGGTCCTTGAAAATCGTACTTCGACAAGGggccaagatcaacgacTTTGATTCAGACAATCGAACAGCCCTTACTTATGCTATCTGGAATAGACACGTATCCGTCGTTCGACGCCTGGTCAAAGCCGGTGCATGGGTTGACGTTCCCGATGTCTTAGGAGCAACACCAACCTCGTATGCAGTCACAAGCGGAAATGTCGAAATCGAAGATCTGGTGCTACGAGGAGATGTTCCTAGTAGCACAGAACATAACGAGGGGGAAAAGCTTCTACTCTCCGCAGCCAAGTACGGCCATATTCATGTAGTGAGAGTGCTTATGGAAGCTAGTAAAACGAACGCCAATCCGAAGGATGACTGGGGCTGGACACCACTGATGTGGGCTATAAACTACAGGCATAGTGCAgtcatcaagcttctcctggAACACAACTCAGATGTTAATATCAGAGACAAGACTGGGATGACCCCCCTTCACTTCGCTACCCGATACGGCCAATTCGAAATAGCAAAGCTCATACTGCAAACCGGTCGCGCTGACGTTAGCATACCAGATCTTGCTGGGCTAACTCCTCTCGATTTGGCTCTAAGTTTGACGAGAGATGATATAGCTCAGCTGATATTGGAAACCGTAAATGACAAGAATGTCAGCAGAGCCGAATACCAGGAGTCTGGGATATCTCGGTTTGTCAGATACAATTCTTGTTCCACTCTGAAATACACTCTTCAGCGCAATGGCAAGCAGTTCAGCGTTAGAGATTGCACAGTTGCTATTCTTGAAACCGAGAGCGATTGGGCAGACAAGATTAAGGTTTTGCTCGACTTCAAAAAGATAGACACGAGTCTTCCTGATGCCAATGGCGACACTGTTTTGCATCAGGCCGTCCAAATGCAAGCATACGAGGTACTCAACAGGCTCCTCATAGTAGCCAAGGGTTCACTCAACAGTCGAAATAAGCGCGGGCTTACGCCACTTGCTCTAAGCTGTTTGACCCAGAACCTGAACATGCTTAATATTCTTGTACACAATGACCAGGCGGATGTCAATGTTGCTGATAACAACGGCGATAGTCCGCTTCATCTTGCTATCCACGCAAATTCAGAACCGGTCACGGCACTCCTTCTTTCGACCAAAAGGATCAGCgtcgagatgaagaacaaggaagGGTTTACACCACTCTCTTTGGCATGTTTGACAGGAAACATAACGACCTATCATCGTCTCCTTCAATCCTTCCATGCAgatatcaacagccaggACATTCATGGGAGAACGCCCCTTCACAACTGTATCTGGTTTGATGAAGTGTACATGATTCGTTTCATTCTGAAGACACCAGAAGCAGATCTCAACCGTACGGATAACCTCCAACAAACGCCGCTCTTATTTGCTTGTTATCTTCGCAAATGGAATATTGTTCGAATACTGTTGGAATCGGGAAACACAGACGTTAACAGAAAGGGCCCTAGAGCTAGAACGGCATTGCTTCTGGCGACTCTATATGGAAATTCGGAAACTGTCAAGCTCCTTGTATCCTTGGAAAAGATCAATGTTAACGtacatgatgatgaggggTTGACAGCATTATCATATGCAGCTCAAGAGGGGAATGAAGAGATCATCCGAATGTTGCTTAGCAAACCTGATCTTGACGTTGATGCCAAGGATGATGCAGGGATGACTGCCCTAGCACATGCCGCTAAGAGGGGGCATTTAGGGGCTGTCGAGTTGCTTTTGAACGAGGGTAAAGCAAACTCGCGGATTAAGGATAACAATGGGAAAACTCCATCGGCCCTGGCTTCGGCTGAGGGACACGTGTGGGTAGTCGAGAGCATCTATGCCATGATGGCAAAGAAATAGTTTTAGATATAACCTCAGTCTATAAAGGTATAGCGGAATTACTTCAATCGAAATCAAGATAAACATCGCTATTATACTGGGGATCAGGATCAGCTTTGAGCATGTGTATGAATAGCAACGAATGCTTATCACATAACTTCTATCAGGAATATTAAGTCAATTTACTCTATTACTAGTCCAGGCATTCTAAACGGGTGACTCAGCATGCACAGAGGCTTTCGAAGCTCCGTTTCGGTCTCCATACCATGACCTCCCATCATAAGTATTCATGTCATGACTGACCTGGTACGACTTCGAGACCACAATATCAGCCATCCTCACAGTCTTCGAAACGATCCAGTCCTGACTCCCCCTGACACTCGGTTTCAATCCCTCATTAATACTTGGCGTAAGCTCATACGGCCCCGAAATATCCTGCGTAAGCGTCCTATTACCGCCCCTCGTCCCATGAGTCGTCGTCCGATACGACGAAGTAATCTCACTCAGAGCATTACCGTTCCAAAaagacttggagaagatcgGTCTCAGAATGGGAATGTTGACGGTGAGAATTCCAACGATGGTCTCTCGAACGCCCCATGCGTTAATTGTTAGTGCAGACGGGTTTGCGGAGAGGGTGAGGACGACGCGGGTTATAGCTGCTGCGATTACGAATGCTCCtgaggagagaaggagacCGATGACGAGTTTTCTGTGGATGTTAGAAGGGGTTTTGGGGGCGGGAAGGGGAGAGACGGACTTGCGGAAGGGGACTTGGAGTTTCCACAGGAGAGGCATTGGAATTCCGAGGATGAGAGCGTCGGTGCTAGAGAGTTAGAAATGTTGATAGAAGTGAGAGGGTTGACGTACAGGACGTTTAGGACTGTTGTTACAAGAAAGTTCTGCATTTTGAAGGAGCATTTCTCTGTAAGAGTTGTTAGTTTACTTGGTCACTATCCTGTAGCTGAGCACGACAAACCTCCGGGATCGGGCACAACCCTGTAGTAGCGTCAGCCTAACTCATCTACACAAGTATTGAGACTTACTGCCAGTTCTTCTGGGTAGGAAAACATCCAAACGTAATCTGCATATAATCAGCTCTGCCCTCAACCCCAAACTTGACCGAGAGCTCGCTTACTGTGAGGAAGACAGCAAGGTAAGACACAGCACACAAGACCGACACAGTCTTGACAAACATATTATGCCACGTTCCAATCGTCATTCTCGAAAAGAAGCATAGCATTGTTCCCTTGAGAGACCAAATAAGCGCTGTGTATGCGTACCAAGCTGCAAGTTCGAGTTTAGAACCCGTTTCGTATTCGTGGATCTCATCTTTCGTCAGAGCTTTGGGATGTGAGTTTGCAATTCTTTGTAAGGGATCGGGAGCACTGACTGTGTGTCTTTGCGGCGACGCCAGCTTCGATGTTGGTGCCGAGGTAATCTGTAGAGTTAGACAGGAGATGGGAGATGTAAGTCATGGGGTCTTACAGATCAGATGTACGGTGAATGCATCGACAGCGTAGAATATGAGAACAAGAACAGAAAAGAAATCATCGCCTTGTAAGCTCCTCCATCCAACAGTCTTGAAACGAACTGCAAAGCGCGAGAAAAGAATAAGCGTGCCGAAGACATAAAGTGTCCACGACTCAATAATGAACTAATCAGATCAGCCAGTTCCAACAGCAATAACCATAGCAACATACGGACGGCCTATCTTCAATCTGAGGCATATTTTACAGCCAAACTGACAAACACAGAACAGAGCAGGGGGACAACCGAACATGCAGGGAACATCTCCATCTTTATTACAGAAACTAAAGCTGCATGAACTACAAGCTAACACAAATGCCCCTTTCACATCGGGATCCAAGCGGCTTTGAAGATTCGCGGCTGCATATGACTAGACCCCGGAAGGGAATAGGGCTGACACTCCAGCCTGAATAGTTTCGTTTCACGCATTGTTCTGAACGCACGATGAGCCATGGGATATCTAATTGAGACAATAGCTTTTTCGTCTtttctaatatattaaatGCCTATTGTTAATAAAGATTCTTTGAAACGGCGTTTGTTTCACGAGTGAAGGAAACAAATTCCTTACGATTTTGAAGTGCCGATCTCTTTCGGGATTGACGAGTCATGGATCTCCGCCCGGGAATCTAGATCGCGGGAGAAAGCGGAGAATAATTCGATCGTTTCATGATGATCGATCATTTTTGACTCGATAAGCTTCTCAATTGAGTTATCTCTGCATGATCGACATGCTCGAATGGGTGGTCATAGGAGTTCTGCCTCGAACTTCTTTGCCTCATCGAGCAATTGACTTCATGACTCTCGCTTAACCTTGATTTATGATGCAATTCAACACACCGAGTCCTGCAAGCGCTGACTTATCAAGAATGACCAAGATCTTGACTCGACAATCCTGACACTTTTACCTCATAGCCAAACTCTAGATAAATTGCACCACGTTTCATATGCAGACCGTCTTGAACTCAATTGGTTTCCTTTCAGCCTCTGAGAGGTGGCTTGGCCCAGACCAATGGATCTTTAATTTTCTTTGGGGTTTGTGGCTTGACTAGCCGGTTAGACAACCCGCCTCTGCCGACCGGCGATGTGGGAGGCGGGCCGGTGACGGACTTACGTACGGATGATTTGGATATGTGGCGATGTATGTGGAGGAAGGAGAGTTGCGGATCGGGGAGGCAAGATGGATTAACCTTCGAGTAAGTCGCGAGAGTCCTTTCAGATTAGATGGCTCGGCTCTGCAGGACAGCTCTTATCCAGGGGCCTCGATTCAGCTAGTAGAATTTTGATAATTAGTAAGGGTAATATAGCTGTGGTCAATACGGCTTTATCTAATCTCAGAGTCGAATTCATGTTGCCGCGATTTGCAAAAGAGCTAATCTCAATGAAGTGTGACATTCATGTCATATAAAAGCGGTTGGAATAACTCATCAACTTGATGCTCCTCAGCTACAAGACGACAACGGAAGGGATTAGACCCTAGACACCCAGCTCACCATCCAGGAACCAACTCAACATTCAACTTCCACCCCGAAATAATCTTAAACAGCGTCAACGCAAAATCATCTCCTATCTCCCTCCCCTCATCCGACCCATTCTGCAAGTCAACAGGAGTAAACCTATACCGTCCAACGAGGCTCGCAACAAAACAGGACAGTTGATCTCTAGCATATTGCTCACCGACGCAACGCCGCGGACCACCCCCAAACGTCAGAAACGAGTACGCGTGGTCCGCTCCGCCGCTGGGATTATCCAGCCATCTCGATGGATTGAACATCCGCGCATCAGGTCCCCAGTGCGCATGGTCGCGGTTCAGCGCCCACGGCGAAAAGACAATCTTTGTGCCTTGGGGTATTCGCTCTCCTGCAAGGGTGATGTCCTGTGTTGGCTCGCGCCAGAGGAGGGTGTTGATGGAGTGGTAGCGTAGTACCTCGTTTGTGACAGCGTTGAGATATTTCAGGCTGTGCAGTTGAGGCTGGCTAACATCTGATCGAGGCTCGGCTACATGCTCCCTGATCTCCGCTCGCAGACGGTCTTGGATATCGGGGTGTCTGGAGAGCAAGTGGATGGCCCAGCATGTAGAACCAGCCACAGTCTCTGTCGCAGCAGCAAAGAAGTGAACAGTCTGCTCAACCAAGTCCTGATGCGAAAAGTGTCCAGTCTGCATCAGCAACGTGAGCATATCCGGATCAGGCCTTCCCACATATTTCTCAATATTTCGCTCGTGGTCTGTTGTTATATCCTCGGCCGTATCACGAACCAGAGCCATGATACTATCGATTGTCTTGACCGCTCGCAGAGGCAGCTTCAGCGCGATCTGGGGTCCGATGAGGGACGCAGCACGGAGGGTAGCCTGGCCTCGCTTCGTGGTCTTGAACATCTCAATGTAGGCTTTGCCAAAGCGGACCTTTGGATCTGAAGAGCCTTTGGTGCTCTGCCCTGATGTGACTCTCTGGAGGGTCTGGAACTCGGTGCTGAAGCCGAAACGACCGATGATGTCGATACTTGCTGCTGAGACCAGTTCGATGATTCCTACAACGCTGTGTGGGGCAAAGGGTTCTCTCTCTATGTGTTGAGGGAGGATGTCAATGGCGTCGACAGCCAAGTTCCAGATATTAGGGAACCACTTCTTCATCTGAGCAGGACTAAACACCGGATTAAACCTCTTGCGAGCCTGTCTGTGGTGATCTCCCTCCTGGATCAGCAATCCGTGGCCAGCGATGTTATTCGCCAGGATCCACTGAAGCTCAGGCTTGATAGTCTTGTAAGCATTTGATGATAGCAACTCCTGCGCGGCTTCAGGGGAGGCAACATAGATGCGCTCCTGGTTGAAGACTCCCATGTACCTGATGATTCCCTGGTTCGGGAGCTCATCCATCCATGTTTCTATCTCAGAGACCTTGGGCTCGTGTATGAGACGGAATAGAAAGGGGCCTTGCTTGGGAGAGGGGAGATGCTTGAGGGGGCTGAAGTGTGGTTTGATAAAGAGGCGGTTGATGCAGTGTAGTACTGTAGCTACTATGGCGAGGATGGGGAATATCCATGACGGTTTAGTGAGGTATGTTGATAGTGACATTGTAGAGAGGCAGACTGGGTGGAATATCTGTGCTGAGTTCTCTCCTTGCAATGGTCAAGATATCAGGAGTGAGAGGCAGTGGACATATCATTTTATGTACACTTACATGGCGGAAGTGAGCAAATACCAGGAGGGATCTGCCGAGAGTCGGACATCTTCCTTCAGGCCTATATCATCTTAGTCTGTCGCTGATCTACATCTGAGATTAGTAAAGGTTGAGTAAGTGTCTCAAAGGACTTGTAGTTCGCCTTATAAACGGCGACCTACATGAGGACTACGATGAATCTGGTCACAATAACCTAAAAAGGCCAGTTTAGATCACATTCACTTGTTGATCAGAGGTAAAGACGTGCCCTGACGTCAAAGAATATGCTCGACTTTACAAAAGCGACAAGATCATCTCCCAAATCCCGTCTAATCATGAAGATACAGCCCGGAGGTTCACCGAGATCTGATTCCATCCACGAAAGAGAGATGGTTCACCATCCCATAGGGCCAGTACTAAACCGGTCATGAAACTCTCGGTCGAGGTTACATCTCGCTTACGACCCCAGATTACGGGATTTGTCGGTTCCCCATGAAAGGGTAGTCCCTAGCGTTGTAACTCggaaaatccggggtagCTGGGCAGCTTAAAGAGTCATATGCAAATACCTTAACTTTGAGACGATTATCTCATGGATATCAAGCTGTTATTCATTAACTCCCAACTCAACTCTTCTCGTTTCACATTCCATATCAACATGCACAATCAAACTATCAACGATATCGAGAACTCCATCTCTCTTGATGACCCTCAAAGTCCACCCTCCATCCCCGATGGCCTCAAAGAAGAGGACAGACCCGTCAACTGGCCCTCCTCCAAAAAATGGTCTATCGTAGTCAGCACCTCTCTCGCAACCTTTGTCGTCTCCTTCGGCAGCAGCGTCTACTCAGCTGCCATCCCACACATCCAAGCCCGATTCAGCGTCTCACCCGACACCGCCCTACTAGGCATCACACTCTACGTTATCGGCTTCGCCCTTGGTCCGATGGCATGGGGTCCCGCGTCGGAACTGTACGGCAAGCGACGACCCCTGTTTCTCGGCTACACTGTCTTCTGCATCTGCCAAATCCCCTGTGCACTCGCGCAAAACATGCCTCTACTCTTGGCGTTTCGATTCCTCTCCGGTCTAGCTGGTTCTTCGAGCCTGGCGATTCTGGGGGGTATGTATGTCGACTTCCTCCGCAGACCTGCGGAGCGAGGAATTTCCACGGCGGTTTTCAGCGTTGCGACTTTTTGCGGACCGACTGTTGGACCTATTGTTGGAAATCTTGCGACACTCAAGCTAGGCTGGCGATGGACGGCGTGGCTCACTCTGATAGGAGGTCTCGTCTTTGGGAGCGTCGCGTTTCTGCTGACTCCTGAAACGTCCGAGGTGGTGATACTGCGCCAAAGATCTAAGGGGAATACCTCGGTTACCCCATCTCGGATATATCGTCCAGAACGGGGTATATCGATATTTCTACAGAGCTACCTCACAAAGCCAGTCAGGATGTTTTTGCGTGAGCCAATAGTAAGTCAGCTATCCCAGCATTCGGAAACCTTATTGATGATCTGCAGCTTATCTTCTTCACCATCTACATGAGCCTCGCTTATGGAATTATATACCTCACGTTTACTATGTACCCTTTTGCATTTGTCACAGTCCGCGGATGGTCCCGTATGGACGGAAGTCTTCCGTTTGTTGGGATGACCATAGGGGTGATCCTGGCCTGCATAGGGATTGCTCTGCACAGCATCTACTACATCCAGCAGAGCCGAGTTCATGTGCCGGAACGACGTCTGCCGCCCATGATTGCCGGGTCCATCTTCTTATCCGCAGGTATACACACCAAACTGCCCTATCTTTAAATCCCGGTCTTACATATTTCAGGCATATTCTGGTTCGGCTGGACTTCGAGCACATCAGTTCATTGGCTGGCacaagctgctgctggggtCTTCCTTGGTAGCGGCTCCATCCTGGTCTTGATGTCTGGCGTGGTCTACCTGATTGAGGTATATCTCGTGCACGCCAATAGTGCCCTGGCCATTAATAATTTCCTACGTTGTGTGATAGCGGCTACGTTTCCTTTGTATGCTACAGACTTGTTAGTGAATGCGGGGCTGGGTGTTGGTGGCTCGGTTATTGCCTCCATCTGTCTCGCCCTCTCACCTgttgcttttcttttctgGCGATATGGTCGCACTATCAGACAGTGGTCAAAGTTTACAGAGGATTGAATGTACTCCAAGTTCTCTGCTTGTAAAATCACGTGAAATAGAGTATTATTGATTGCTTAGCTCGCATGCCCCAGGTCGAGCGAGGGTACGGTGTCTTGACGCTTTGAGGAGTCATGGACAAGCACGGTAGTTTGATGAGGAGAGTTGAACAATTCTATGAGAGCCTTTGTCATTTCGGGCACCGTCAGACTGCAGTTTGGGGGTCGCCAGTTTCTCACCGCCTGGCGAGGTAGACTTTGCAATCAGGCTCTCAGTGAGGCTCACTCTGCAGCCCAAGCCACCAACGTAAACCTGGTCTCCCATCAGCCGATCTGAGAAAATATTGCTTACTTTCTGTTGTATTATCTATAACAGTTTCGTATTTCGAGAAATCTAATTACTAAGGCGTGGTTAGTATGCATCATGTAGATAATTCAGCCAAAAATACTAATGTATTTCTAATTTTTGACACCTGCACGCTTCTACTGTAGAAAACCAGAGACATCCATTCGTATATTCCCATCACTTTCTGTATATCACAGCCTTTCCTTATGCCCCCGAATATCCATAAAGTAAAAGTGCATGGCCAAAGAACCTAACCTTGTTTCTCTGAGCATGTCATGGCTAGAATCTTTATTCATTCCTCCACTTAaccaagaagtcgagaaaCTCATCAAAATTCGCTCTATCACCAACCCAGAAATCAACACGTCGACCATTCATTATCTGCTCTAACTCCAACTTCTTTCTCAACTCCTCTATCGTTAATCCCCTCTGATTACTACAATTATTCCCGAATACTATAAGTGAAACCCCAGAAAGGGTAGGCTGACTCATTAGCATGAGAATCTGTCGACGAACGTGAGGTAAAAGCTCTGTATCTCCTGTGTCCACTACAAACATGACACCGTCGACTCCTCGAGAGTATTTTCCCCAGTTCAGCCGCCACTCAACATCTTCACTAAGATCCCAGATCTTCGCGATGACCCCGTTTCGTTGTATACGTGTGGTGCTGAACCCGACGGTGGACATTGAGGCCGTGGCTGAATCATGGTGTGTGATGCCACGGAGAAGATCTGATTTACCGCAACCTGGTAGTCCGACCATTGTGAATTGCATTTCGGAGTGGCTGAAAAGCCTCGACACCCAATCATATGCTTGCTTTATAATTTTCTTCTGGGCCCTTGAAGCTCGGTTCTCGCGGTGTCTTTGAGCCGTTACGCCCCTGACTCGGGAATGTGTGCTCGGAGGATCCTGATCTGAAACCGTCTTCCGACCTGACGCCGCCTCAATTTCATCAAGTGTCGGCAGGCCTCCAGCTCCTTTCAGATAGTTGACATGTTCTATCATACTCATCGGAGTACCAAACATAGCTGTCCAATCATCGGTCCATGTAGGGGAGCGAATGAGGTCAATGTTTCGCCCGGTACACATTATTAGATTTGTAAGGAAGTCGGCGAGATGGTTTCTGGAATACTTCGGTAGGAACTTGTTCCCTTTGTCGGTATGCTTCATAAAGCCCTGTAGCATGGCTGTTACTTGTAGTCCCTCAGTTGACTGAGATATCACTACTGGATCCAAAGCTTTTCGCGCAAGACTAACTGCCAGGTGATGTTCGTCACTGAAATAGTAGTGCTTGGCAAGATTTGCTAGCTGCCCAAACGGCGATGCTATCTTGACTTCCAGTTTCTTCTGATTCTGAATATCCTGGAAGATATCCACAAGAGGTTGTATCAATACGTCATCTGACGTGACAGCCATGATATGGCCATAGGCGGTGCGGTTGTTGATATTCACGACCCAAGCACCGGAATCTCCTCGTTGTAGTTCTGATATGATAGTCAGAGTCTCACTCATATCTTGTCAGGAATGCCAAACACTTACTGCATCCCAAGGCGGGCTTATGTTTTGCTTTCCAAGGCCGTATCCAAACCCCTGAAGGGAGCATCAAATCGACCGGTCTCTTTGTGAGGTCAAGCTTGTTCAATCCGCCTCGCCCTCCACAAACAAGAACTTCGCAGGCCTCTGGCTCCGAAGCCGCTCGGCTCAAGAAGACCACGTCATTCAGAATGTCCTCGAGAGGCTGTTCACCCAGCGTCACTAGTCTCTCATCAATGCAGTTTGGCGGAACGAGCTGATCGGCCAATCGCAACAAGGACCAATCAGTTCCAATGTGTAGTACTTTGCCTAGGGGACCAGCATCAGATCTATCAGAAGCCGTACTAGCGGCAGCCTTGTCATCCAGTAGTTGCTCAGTTGGTCTTTGGTGGGTAGAGACCGTGTCTACCACGAGCGGCGGAGGAATATCATCCCCGTATTCGCCTTCATCAAGTTTGACGTCGAGCatagagaagaagctcttgatcCGAGATGAGGCATCAACTGTGTCATTAGAACGGTGGCTGGTGGTGAGAGCCAAATACTCATCGCTGCTTTCGATAACGCCGCCGATAGTACTGATTCGGCGGTTATTCCCCGTACCGATCGCGACTAGTGCACCGCAAAGAGTGCCTGGATTGGCGTTCAGTGTCTCAACCTCGATGCCCTCGTCTGCCAGGAATCCGATCTGCTGTACAACATAGCATACAGGCATAGGAGGGCGATATCTTACGCGAAACAATGCCGCATGCAAAAACATCACCTCTCCCTCGTCGTACAGTCCTGTGAATTGAATGAAAGGGACAGGGAGATCCTGACTTTCTCTACCCATTTTAGAGGCCAACGCGCGCTGGGGCATCAGCATTCTGCTGATCTTACGGAAATGACCCAAGGGATTTTTCTCTGGAGGCGCATTGCGAAGATAGTCGATGTATTTCTCGTACTGGGTCTCAGCCTCGCCATCAGGGAACTCGTCGACTGTTATAacttgaagatcatgaaCAGAAGTACGTTCAACTCCAAACAGGCGGAGTAGCTTATTGCCACGCTTTACCTGTACGGTCCTTTTTGCTTTTGGAACCGGATGACTTTTCCCTTCTGTGGAATAATTCGTATCCGTCGCAACATCATCGGGGGGGTTCGATGATTGACTTTTCTTGGCGCCATTAGATAGCCGAAAAAAACGAGGGATCTTGGATCCTGATGGTGAAGT
It encodes:
- a CDS encoding cytochrome P450, yielding MSDSRQIPPGICSLPPLLHCINRLFIKPHFSPLKHLPSPKQGPFLFRLIHEPKVSEIETWMDELPNQGIIRYMGVFNQERIYVASPEAAQELLSSNAYKTIKPELQWILANNIAGHGLLIQEGDHHRQARKRFNPVFSPAQMKKWFPNIWNLAVDAIDILPQHIEREPFAPHSVVGIIELVSAASIDIIGRFGFSTEFQTLQRVTSGQSTKGSSDPKVRFGKAYIEMFKTTKRGQATLRAASLIGPQIALKLPLRAVKTIDSIMALVRDTAEDITTDHERNIEKYVGRPDPDMLTLLMQTGHFSHQDLVEQTVHFFAAATETVAGSTCWAIHLLSRHPDIQDRLRAEIREHVAEPRSDVSQPQLHSLKYLNAVTNEVLRYHSINTLLWREPTQDITLAGERIPQGTKIVFSPWALNRDHAHWGPDARMFNPSRWLDNPSGGADHAYSFLTFGGGPRRCVGEQYARDQLSCFVASLVGRYRFTPVDLQNGSDEGREIGDDFALTLFKIISGWKLNVELVPGW
- a CDS encoding major facilitator superfamily domain-containing protein is translated as MHNQTINDIENSISLDDPQSPPSIPDGLKEEDRPVNWPSSKKWSIVVSTSLATFVVSFGSSVYSAAIPHIQARFSVSPDTALLGITLYVIGFALGPMAWGPASELYGKRRPLFLGYTVFCICQIPCALAQNMPLLLAFRFLSGLAGSSSLAILGGMYVDFLRRPAERGISTAVFSVATFCGPTVGPIVGNLATLKLGWRWTAWLTLIGGLVFGSVAFLLTPETSEVVILRQRSKGNTSVTPSRIYRPERGISIFLQSYLTKPVRMFLREPILIFFTIYMSLAYGIIYLTFTMYPFAFVTVRGWSRMDGSLPFVGMTIGVILACIGIALHSIYYIQQSRVHVPERRLPPMIAGSIFLSAGIFWFGWTSSTSVHWLAQAAAGVFLGSGSILVLMSGVVYLIEVYLVHANSALAINNFLRCVIAATFPLYATDLLVNAGLGVGGSVIASICLALSPVAFLFWRYGRTIRQWSKFTED
- a CDS encoding ADP-ribosylation factor family-domain-containing protein — translated: MLPHHTHQDGGIADAGTEFSLEQDPVAPQLSRSAQRSTTSPSGSKIPRFFRLSNGAKKSQSSNPPDDVATDTNYSTEGKSHPVPKAKRTVQVKRGNKLLRLFGVERTSVHDLQVITVDEFPDGEAETQYEKYIDYLRNAPPEKNPLGHFRKISRMLMPQRALASKMGRESQDLPVPFIQFTGLYDEGEVMFLHAALFRQIGFLADEGIEVETLNANPGTLCGALVAIGTGNNRRISTIGGVIESSDEYLALTTSHRSNDTVDASSRIKSFFSMLDVKLDEGEYGDDIPPPLVVDTVSTHQRPTEQLLDDKAAASTASDRSDAGPLGKVLHIGTDWSLLRLADQLVPPNCIDERLVTLGEQPLEDILNDVVFLSRAASEPEACEVLVCGGRGGLNKLDLTKRPVDLMLPSGVWIRPWKAKHKPALGCKLQRGDSGAWVVNINNRTAYGHIMAVTSDDVLIQPLVDIFQDIQNQKKLEVKIASPFGQLANLAKHYYFSDEHHLAVSLARKALDPVVISQSTEGLQVTAMLQGFMKHTDKGNKFLPKYSRNHLADFLTNLIMCTGRNIDLIRSPTWTDDWTAMFGTPMSMIEHVNYLKGAGGLPTLDEIEAASGRKTVSDQDPPSTHSRVRGVTAQRHRENRASRAQKKIIKQAYDWVSRLFSHSEMQFTMVGLPGCGKSDLLRGITHHDSATASMSTVGFSTTRIQRNGVIAKIWDLSEDVEWRLNWGKYSRGVDGVMFVVDTGDTELLPHVRRQILMLMSQPTLSGVSLIVFGNNCSNQRGLTIEELRKKLELEQIMNGRRVDFWVGDRANFDEFLDFLVKWRNE